In the Tamandua tetradactyla isolate mTamTet1 chromosome 8, mTamTet1.pri, whole genome shotgun sequence genome, TACGTAGTCGTCATGTTCATGTTATAGTTTGACTATCTCTGGCTCACAGATACTTCCAGGTGTACCAGAAATTCTtgtgagcagaaataaatgggggtggggtacaaaggaaagcagaggaaggggaacaaaagaaaacacactgGTTCTCCATTTTTTCCTATGAGAAAATACTGTAAAATGGTTTCAAAACCCACAAAGGGATCTCATCATATCTTATAGTTACAAAGTATAAAATACTTATTCCATCAGAAAAAACTCATAGTACTGTATATTGTAATCACTGGATTACCATAGTCAATAGTGAgactaatatttttgtttgttttccattaaGGTAACATATTTGTTTGATAATGGAGGAACAGTCTTCTTTGCTATTTTTATGGCAATATGGGGTAAGTATGTTCTTTTTAACTCACTTTTTAGCTGTCATTTTCTGTAGTATGTTTACAATGTCATATTGTAgtatttttacacacacacacacacactcatgtgtCAATCCCAACAACAAAATCTCTAGCATAGATCTTGCTTTTTTTGTCCTCTTTCCCTACTTCTTTGGGAATTTAACTCTTGGTCTAAATCTCCACTCCCTAAAATCTAGATCTTCCGTCATTAAGCAGTATATTCTTCTTTCCAAAAGCAGGTGGTAATCAAggtaaaacagaaaaacacaatCCAAATTTCACTTCTTATATTGTCACTCGTGAAAGTGATGCTAGTAAAATTTGGTTGCTCCATATGTTTTGTTTACTTGACAttcattcatccttttttttttttttgccagttacCATCTGTTAGAGATTCAGAGTCTATTTCATATATGATAGAACGTTAATGCCAAACAGATACTAATTCCTGCTGTTATCTAACAACTTAAAAACGTACAGATTATATACCAGCATATTCTTTGGTTAATTTTTTATCATGTTTCTCTTTGAGTCTTTAAAAGCACCCAATTGAGGCCTATAGTACATTCAGCCAAGTTGGTATTTTCTGTCCTTTGAAGATATTTAGAGAAGCTATTAGTTCCCTGGTTAGGGTCAACTTTACTACCAGGGCCCTGTTGAAAGCAAAGTCATTGCCAACCTGGCAACTGAAAGGGCCAACCATTCCTGTGTTaatgcagaaaaacaaaatgtactaCACTGTATCTCCCCATTCCTACTACTTTAATGTCCCAAGAATGGGAATTCTGTACGTATCCTTTATCCAGCTTTAAGCCGAACATAAAAGAATCACTGACCTAATTTTCCTTCAAGAGAATGCCAACTTTGAAGCATGGCACCAGAACCCCAGGGGGAGCAATGACAAGTCAACTCCTGATTTCCGTCCAAAGGTGGgggaataaaaatacaattttggtTCCCTATTGCTACTGAAGGATTTTCATTAGTATGTTATAGGCAAAGCTATCATAGTGCAATTTTCTATCTTGACCTGATTCCACATGCATCTCCtactaaaggaaaaatagaccAAAATCTAAATTAAGGCTACTTTATAGATACTTCATCACAACCaaaacttttaagaaaaagaaaacttttgatGATTTATCTTCTTTTTGTGCTTCTGCTACTAGTATCATGCTTTTACCGTTCTCCTTGGCACAATCCACATACTGTGACCTTGCATCATCTTTTGGAAGATGTGTTTGTGAGAAGGCCAGGATGCAGGTGAACACTTGTTCTCAGATGCCTTTTGTTCCCCTGAGTCTTAAACTGGGTTACGAAGTGGAGGGATGTCATCCATTGGAATGCTGTCACATGCATTTCCTCGGCCTTCTGGTGTGGATGAATCCATCACAGTAGGATTGTAGTAACTAGGATTCCCGAAACTCGCATCATAAGGTTCTGGTGCATTATCTAATCGCAGAActaaaacataacaaaaaaaaattgctttataGTAACAATTTGAGAGATGTATACTCAGGTATCTTTCAAAGTCTAGGAATTGTTCTAAATGGGTAAGTAGATACCTCTTTTGTGTGGGCTTTTTCAGATATGAGTTTTTTAATCTTAAATAAGTAGATCTTTTTCAAGACATTTCTTTCTGAGACTAAGAACAGTTTTACTTCCAAAATTTCTTTGCTAGTATACTAAACATAAAGAACCTAATGGAGATCCTAAAGGAGAGATCACAGAAAAAGTAGCTCAATACTATATGTAAAGAAGTGTAGACATGTGGCTTATTTACTTTTGAATCTTGCAATTTCAGAGCCTTCTCAACAAGTtcagaattttaaagttttgatgagaagaataatttttaaaaggagaggaGCATTAATTTTACTATTACTGTCATTATATCAAGTATCTCAAAAACCTTTATGGTTGAGCTATTCAAGATAGAGGTAGAAAAAACTTACTTGTGAAAGCTTATATTTCCTTCTGATAGATCCAATTTATCATGTACTTTAGATTTTCTAATTAGTGATACTGGATATTTTCCCTCTATCTCAACAAATAGCCAATTAATTCCTTTATGAATTTGAATTTTCAAAGGGAAATAGTCATGTGCTAGGCATCTTTAGGTACTACAATCAATGACTGTCTGgtaatttaattctttaattcGTTGTTTCTATATGTTTGCCTACCTATTCATTATCACTTTTTTTCAAACTGGGCTCCAAAAAGCCTTTGGTATTTAAGAGAGGTGTTTCAAGGCTATCCTGAAGAGGTAAAGAAGTGACATTATTGAGTTATTCCCTTATGCTTCTCTCATGACAGTTTACTTTATATCAACTTGATACTCTGAGATTTTGCTTGAGGTAAAGATGAGAttctgaggttaaaaaaaatattttattttttaatttacttttgaaGAGTGATGCTTTTGTTTTATATGGATTATTAGAAACCCATAAGGAGAATTCAGTTGAATTTACAGTTAATAGACTTGGTTCAGAAAATGAGTAATATGTCAAACATTATCTAAGTTTATCAAAAATCAATAGGATTTGATCAGCGGCATCCATGAGGGATATTTAACTTTTGTTATGGTGGCAGGAAGCCCTTGTGAAAAGCAGaaaataggtattttttttctgaaggagAGAGATGAGTTAAGCATgttacattatttcatttctgctctaattaaTATTCTATCATTAAAAATCCAACCGACTGCTTATCCAACACTGATACAGTTCACATTCATAGATACTGTGATTGGCTCCTCCTATCCCATGAGTGAGAAATCCCTGAATTAAGGAATACCGTAATATGTATCCAACCATGCAACTCTTTAGAGATTCTGTTTTATAGACTTATTAAGAGGATTAATGGAAAGCTGTACTATCTGTGTAAACTTTAGAAGAGCTCCACATTAAAATAAGTCTTTGCTCAAACCACTGCTAGTAAGAAAACCAAAATGGCTAGAGTAGGTAATCACTTGCTAACAAAAGTAACTACTTTTTCTTAATACCATAACCATTATCTTCCATATTTACAAGTATGTTTTAGTTTCTGGGATTCTTTAAAGCTAATCTTGATGCAGTGAACAACagatccaaatattttttttttaattcactcacaggttcataattattttatgttcttttagaAACAGAGGTTGCATCAGAATAATTCTTTTGTCCATCACTGTCCTATGAATCCCTGTATCCCTTCTAGGGGTTGCAGCAAACATTAGCACCTTCATTTGAGCAAAATCATTGTCTGCAGGTGAGACACAGAAAGTTGTTTTTACCTGGTTCATTTCTGTCATCGTAAAGTCGTCGATGGGAAAAggaatctgtttttcttctcccgCACAACAAGTAGCCAACAAGACTAAGCAATGAAGCACCCAGAATAGCACCTAAAATTGTCCCAAATACTACTCCTGTATTTCTATTCTCTAGAGaacaagaagagcaaaaattaatgtatgtataagaaatagaaaacattcaAAGAATAGTCATAAACATGTAGACTTGTTATACCAAAGATTAtttaacaatgtttttaaaaattaaataatagtgaTTGAATATGTATGTGTTTTGTGATATGTTGGCAAAAAACATACCTCCTGTTAAATGATACTTCTAATTTATAATTACCTAGAAATATTTATAGGTCTTAACTTTATAACTGTTTCTCTTCACTTATTAACAACAGTGGTATGACATGCCATATGTACACTCCATTTTGAAAGCCATCACCCCTGAATCTCTGATGAACTTTAGAGATGAAATGAACTTTGAGCTTGTTCCTATAAATAATTCAAGGGTAAAAAAGCTAATAGAGGGttggctacagtggctcagtgacagagttcttgcctgccatgctggagacccgggtttgattcctggtgcctccccatgcaaaaaaaaaaaaaagtactaggaGTAACTGTGTAATAGAAAAAACTGTCCATAAAATCTGAAGTAAAAAGACATTATAATAAGAAAGCAATATATCCTGATAAAGAACATTTCTAAATACACAAAGGAACCAAAGCAAGACGTTTGCAATATCTTGCACATCTAGAACTGACTTGTAGGTCTGAACTTAAGGAAGTCTGATATTTCACTATATCATCCCCTTTACTGAATATCTTTTTTGAAGAGCAAGTCATCAATAAATTGCTTAATTCTCCCTGAACTCACAAGACTTTTACATTTGGTAGTGTCAAATTCTCTACCTGTCATTTCCATATTCTTAATgctttatttcaataaattatatTCTATTTTGATTTCTGAGGAATAGTGAGACATGTTAAAATTATCTCTAATTGTATTAGTTTAATTGTGCAGCTTTCTGTGCTATCAATGttcaaatatttaatgttttaattttctatgttttttttttcatttcttgagaAGCTTATTATTAGGCAGATAAAGTGTCTTTATAAGGTCTCTGATTGTATATGACTGTCCAGTTCtaaaactgtttaattttcacattagGATACACTGAaattattactaaaataaaaaaagaaacatcattaactaggatttttttaaataaaaatgataaagagTAAGTACCCAGTGTTCTCAAGTTTATATATCAAGTTTATATATCTTAAGTTTATATCTTATAAACTTATATCTCAAGTTTAGcgagacaaaaaatatatatatatagctaaaaggaatatatgtACATACCCAATACATTGGTTGTGGAGCTCTAATAAAActtgtatttcagaatttaaatttcTCCCTGTCCACTGGAAGCACCTTTCAAATAGACATTTGAATATAGATTCTATAGTAAAATAGTttgtaataaaattgcattggAAGGCATGAGTTCATGGAAATAAAAGAGTACCCATTGGAAAACATTTTAGGGAAACGAAAACTTGCTTTGACCTCAAAAGATAATGGAACATGAGGAATGaaatagtatattttatataCCTTTTCCATTTTATGTCTTATGGCTTAACATGCAATtcctaaatgaaacaaaatgtccTCATAATTCTATTTTCTTGTACTAGCTATAGCTAGATTGCATTCTTATACTTATTCATTtgcattcaattaaaaataaaaataaaggagtaTCTCCTTCcgttgcatttatttaaaaagttttcagtGCCAGTGTTGTTCTACTGTTGTCCTATAATTGTTTTGGAGCATTAGATGagttataaaattatttgtttcaattttcaaaatgtaaatatgtttttaaagttctATAATATAATATTCCTAAAACGTGAAATTCCAGATAGTTTTTCTAAAATTCAGTGAAAATTTTTATCCATTATCTCAAAATTATATCACAGCCTTGATCTCCAGCTGTCATTTTCCTCCTACAGAATTCTTCCAACCTTGTGCCACTCACATGCCCCAAAACAGCAATGACGAGCACCTGTTCATTTAAGCCCTGAAATGCTTTGCTGTATCCAGTGTATCATGGGTGCCCCCCAGAACATCCTCTTCTTTTGTAGAGTGGCACATTTATTAGACTTAATCTGTGTGACTTTGAGGTAGTTTCACACAAAAGGAAGGTTGgatccatttatatttaccttCTAAGGGGTCTGATGtatttggaaagatttttgaATTATTGGTGAATTTTAGGGTGGGCTGCGGAGTTGCTGTTTCTCGATAGGGGGTAAATCCAGCCAAGATATCACTGGTTGTCGTAAGCCATTCCGTTGGTTCTGTCAGCAGTGGAGTCGCAGACGTGGTGGCTGGTGCTGTAGGCAAGATGCTAACTGTGATGGAACTGTTGTCAGAGGCAGTCTGCGTGATATTATTGGTTAAATTATTCAAAGACCAAGTGAACTCTTCTGAAGGTTGAGCTGATGTAACATTGGGAGATGCTGTGACTGATGAAGAATTTTCATCTGCAACAGATGAATTCCGAAACAGTTTAGAAACAAAGCCATGGACTAAGGGAGGGTTGGTGAAAAACGTGGTTGTGGGTCTTGGATTCTCAGAGGAATTGTCTATTGAGAAACTACTGGGGAAAGCTGTCACTCCACGGACTTTGTTTATTATACTCGAGAAAGAGGAATTACCAGCCTTGGAGCTGGAGGTTTCCCTCGTTTCTTTATCTAAGTCTAATTTTACTTCATTTACCATAGAAACAGTTTCACGTTCCATCATTTTTGAGCCCACTGCAATAGGTTGTGTTGTATTTATTTCCAGACTTTCTTTTCCATGGCCTCCAAATACTAGTGAATGCAACaaaactgaaatcaacaaaattttGACTGATGTCAGCATTATAGCCTTCCTTGAGTATTGATGCTAGTAAGGAGGATCTGAAAGAAAACGAGAGTTTGAATTATCAGATGAAGCACTCTATCTGTTTTAATGGATTTGATATTTTAAGTGATTAGAAATCTAGAGAGGTGATGTTAAGATGATAATGGTCTTTCAAAAACTTAGGTGATTTTTTTGGATTACGTGTTAAAACTAGAGTCATTGagttattttcattataatatcCCTTTCTTCCTACCTTCTAGAGAAAttttatacaaaacaataaaaagcacTGTCAAGGCAAACTTCAGTGTTTCAAAAATCATTTAGCTTGGGACAagttaaaatatatcattataatatagattagatagatagatagatagatagatagatagatagatagatagatagatagatagatagatagatagataggtagatctGCTAAGTGAATTGTATGTATGTGGaagggggagagggaaagagagtgagaacaaaagggaaagagaaggagaaatggagagagagtgTGAGAGctagagagagaggggaagggagagagatcCAGGGAGAAAGTcagggggaaggaaggagaataGCAGGGTTTAGAGCTGGCTGGTTTCTTCAatctatttaaggaaataaatgctGTATAAAGAGATTTCATTTGGCAtgtttattacatttattataaaaCTCATGTTACTGATTATACACGAATTATATCAATTCTTTAAACTGAGTCAGCCAGGAATTCCACTTGAAATGTTTAATAAGTACCTAGTTTGAGCTAGTTGCCTTTTAAGttaacatctctctttttttttcttaataaaacctTTTACTTTATGATGCCCTCTTCCTATGTAATCCCAAATCAGAGGGAATCAGAAAGACTTTTAGAttttaggagttttttttttaatctaacttataaatggaaatatataactTGAGTGGGAATATGGGAAAATTCATATAGCTAGATAGTGGCAGATCTGGAGTTAAAGCCATGGTCCCCACTTCTAATCCAGGCTCACATTTCTCTCCCTTTAGCAGGAAAGTTCCACAATTCATAAATAGGACAATATGAGGAAAAGGTTTTTATGAAGTCTAGATGAGATGATGTAGGTAAGGCAGAAGCACTCTGAACGATATCTGATCTAAAGTAAGCACTTAATAGATATCATCTCTAGAGTATATTGCAATTTGCAAAgttcacatatattatctcaccTGATCCTCACAAGGATGACTTACGACAAAAAGCATAGTTTGTTTTATCTCCAATTTGAGCTGAAGAAACAGTTTCAGAGTGATGTGTGATTTGCTCCAAGTCACAGAGCTACTTAGTACCAAAGAGGAGGCACTCAAAGCCAAGTTTATTGACCCCAACCTACTTAGGTGCTAAATTAAAGTGattttaattgaaaaacaaaattctcAAGTGAAGTCTTGAATTCTCAAGTGAGAACTGAGTAATTCTTTGAaagggaccttttttttttcccactaaaaGTCTGACTAtgagcaaggaaaaggaaagggatgCAATTGCTATTATTTAGGTCCACTATGACCTGCTGTCTCTGAAGAGCTTTCCTTGAAACTGTAATAGATATTTTCAGCCTTGTCCATGctgattttttaattatctttgagTTTTAAGTGCTGCCCTCTTGCTTAATGGTTTCACACACATCAGAGCAACTTACATATCTATATATAgcatgatagaatattattctttGAAAACTTTTAGCGCAAATTCCTTCCTTGAGGATTCCTAAAATTTTAGAGATGTCCAGCATATTGTTAAATAACTCATATGCCACATGATTATCACTCAATAAAATTCTCCTTAAAAACAAAGGCAGGCAGACatacaaaaatatacataaaagcatTATTCATAAGAATCTCCAGCATAGATATCTGCCAGTAACAAGTTGAACATAAATTACAGAGTATTCATACAATGAAAATTAAGAAACTAGAtctacatgcaacaatatggatgaatcttacaAAAACAGTATAGTGCTTAAAATGTCAGTGACATTGTGTAATTCCATGTGCCTAAAATGCAACAGTCCAAAATAATGTTAGAAGTCAGGAAAAGGTTATCTATGGAAAAGAAGGAGATAGTATTGATTGGGAAAGAACATGGAAAGGGCTTCTGGGGTGCCCATGAATGTTCTATTATTTGAACTGGTAGTGATTACAAGTGTAGTTTTTTGTgataattctatttatttatatgcatGCACTTTTCTGTGGTAACCAAGAAAATTGGATCAAGGTCCTAAAATTTGTcaacataattggaaaatatataattcttatgcatttattatattagatgctttgtacattttctcatttgattcttaCCCAAAACAAATGAAGAAGCAAATAAATCAGGAAGGgattattaatcccattttatagatgattaaATGgagcattaaaaatgtaaatagctTACTTAAGGTCATACAGCTGGTAACTGAGAGATAGGGTTAGGATTCAAACCTTGCTTGTGTGTCTGAGTTAAAACTAGGAATTATTTGTGTAATAGAACTTgcgaaggaaaataaaatttgatactcaattgccttttaaaactttttcccaCCATCTTTTTTCCCCGCCACCAAAGTTTATGATTTTAACTAGAGTAatttctaatcccattttgtctaaattaaaaaaataggccTTCTATCTTTAGTACCTCTTAAAAACACTAAATAAGACTTTATcctaatttaattaatttaacttTCTCTATAGATGCTACAGGAAAACCCTTACCAAGTTGTTTACAGATTAGCAAAACCTGAGGGATTACCCCCAGTACCAGTAATTTAGTACCACTACTTCACAGCATCCAGCTAGTTGATGAATTGCCTTTGACCACTCCTCTTAACATTGTTATGTGGTTCACTTTGCTTTCCCTATACCTAGGCATTTTGGTTATTTACTCTTCATAATTAATGGTCACCAGAGGATGAGAACAAGATCCTGAGCTGTTCTCCTAGTCTTCTTACAGTGTTACATGAGGAACATGGCATTgagcttttgcttttctttaccaAAATGAGAATCCACATTTCATAAGTCAACAAAGTGAGTTTTGCTGTTCTTGTTTCACAATGCCTGTAACACTGAACCACCAAGGACATCTTTCTAGCCTTCGCTCCAGCTTTCTGTTGTAACTTGAAAAGCCAGGACATCAGTACCTCAACCGGCCAAGCTTCTGCTAGTGCCTATAATTTATCTCtggggagaaggaaagaggagaggaggTCAAGTCAGGGAGGAAGGTAGGTTGGGGATACTAATTAATGCAGCTGTAGGTAGGGCTTTTTGAATAATGATTTATTCTTGCTCTCCTGGCATTACATCAGGGTAGAGTTTTGCTTCTGTGTCCTGCCTTCAAAAGGAACCAGGTTACTCCTATGTCCCGTTCatcttaaaaggaaagaaaaactgccagaaaTTGCAACCATCAGCCATTAAGAACCGCTGTCTTTGATTACCTTTGGAGTAGGAGATGTTGGTTAAGTTTTACCCTGTCTTGATTGAACAAAGCACGTTGTCAGCAGCAAAGGATATTGGAGGTGGTATAGAAACTTTGGAGGACAATAAGTGAATCTATCCTCTTTCTGCACTTTCCTCTCAGCCCCTCTCCATTGCTGGAGTTTAGATATTTTAATTATACTGTCTACTTATTACATTAAGCTGAAGCTATGCTGGATCATGGTTGGCTTGCTTGCTTGTGTGTGCCCAATTGCATCTGTCTCTCGGGTTAACACTAGAGGGCAGGAAGAAGgtgggaggaaagaaaaggaaattgtagATAGACAGAAAATTTGAAGAACCAGGTAACACATTTCCCTTGCTGTTCTCAGCCTCTTATTGCTCCTGGGTGGATGTTTCTAAGACAATTTTGAAAGTATAACAGAGGAATAAGGTTACCCAGTGGCAGAGACTATGATCACTGCAAACTTGGAAGATTTCTGAGGATAGAGTTATGATAAGGccacagaaagagagaggattTCAAATCACTTTGTGGTACCTTAATTACAGATCCTAAACTGTCCTCTACAtaggaaaatgtttttattgcttcttgtagttaaaaaaaattaaacatacactCACCATTCACAGTGAGTGAATTTCATTGTTTATAAAACGTCTTTACTCAGAGAGAAGGAAACCTATTTTTTCCCCTTCGTTGGTGTTGGCACTGAAAGGTGGTTTCACATTACTACTTTCGTATAGAggtgagctaaaaaaaaaaaaaaaaaaaggaaagaaaaagaaacgcAAACCCATGTTATGCTAGCTCTGCATAACTTTGCTTCCCCTTAAATGCGGaaagtcattttttcctttccagcaCCTCTCTTGTAACTGAGTCATACCAATTTTATAGCAAGCTCTTGAAAATAAGGAGGTGCCCTCATTTGTGCTGGGTAATCAACCCACACAAGGTAAGAGCCCTACTAGCCATTCTAACTCAGTAGCAGACATTTTACGAAACAACGTCAATGTAAATATACTAAGGGCATAATATAAGAACATATCTCTATAGCGCAATAGCTAGTGTATACATTTCTTCCCAGTTGCTTTGATAATTTCTTGTTACAAATCTTTGGCTGCAAATTATGACAGGTGGGTTTTGTTTGTCTTTATCACAGGAAACAGACCAACATGAAGCCAATATCCCAGGCAGAACCTGAGTGTTACTCTGAATAGCTTTTCCACTCTCAGATGATATTGTTTTCCCAAAATAAAATCACAACAATAGAGGAGGGCATAGGAAATTATGCTCCTAAAAATGCCTCTTTTATGTGAGGATTTTCAAAGGGTGAGATGACTAGCCCGAGACTTCAGGACCCTAGGCCTATTGTTTTAGTTGtatttgattaaaattaaatgaaacatgttttaaagaaaagaa is a window encoding:
- the MUC15 gene encoding mucin-15 → MLTSVKILLISVLLHSLVFGGHGKESLEINTTQPIAVGSKMMERETVSMVNEVKLDLDKETRETSSSKAGNSSFSSIINKVRGVTAFPSSFSIDNSSENPRPTTTFFTNPPLVHGFVSKLFRNSSVADENSSSVTASPNVTSAQPSEEFTWSLNNLTNNITQTASDNSSITVSILPTAPATTSATPLLTEPTEWLTTTSDILAGFTPYRETATPQPTLKFTNNSKIFPNTSDPLEENRNTGVVFGTILGAILGASLLSLVGYLLCGRRKTDSFSHRRLYDDRNEPVLRLDNAPEPYDASFGNPSYYNPTVMDSSTPEGRGNACDSIPMDDIPPLRNPV